The following proteins come from a genomic window of Lolium rigidum isolate FL_2022 chromosome 5, APGP_CSIRO_Lrig_0.1, whole genome shotgun sequence:
- the LOC124657771 gene encoding indole-3-acetic acid-amido synthetase GH3.8-like gives MASPAQAKDAEVLRFIEEMTSNVDSMQERVLAEILAQNAGTEYLSKCGRPTDRATFRAKVPVVSYEALKPYIQRIADGDRSPMLSTRPVTDLVASSGTSGGECRMFPNIQDVGGRFQHLYSLLMPMMNLHLPGLDKGKALHFLFVRPETKTPGGLTVWPLLTSMYKSDGFMNRPHDPFRDYTSPMAAIVCPDTFQSMYAQMLCGLCQRHQVLRIGAVFATGLLRAVRFLQLNWEQLAADIEAGVLTSRVADESVRDAVAGILRPDPELARFVRDECGKAEWAGILVRVWPNTKFLDVIVTGTMAQYVSTLRHYSGGLPMVSISYASSECFFGVNLRPLCDPTEVSYTIMPNMAYFEFLPVDDDDPVLVDLARVEAGREYEIVITTFAGLNRYRVGDLLRVSGFHNTAPQFQFVRRANALLSVDADKTDEPELLRAVERASALLRPHGASVAEYTSRTCTDRIPGHYVVYWELLLLTAGVTVDKEIMDGCCLEMEEALNTVYRQSRVVVGSVGPLEIRVVRPGTFEGLMEYTISRGASINQYKTPRCVTFPPAIKLLDSCVVSNHFSAALPRWTS, from the exons ATGGCGTCGCCGGCGCAAGCAAAGGACGCCGAGGTGCTCCGGTTCATCGAAGAGATGACGAGCAATGTGGACTCCATGCAGGAGCGCGTGTTGGCCGAGATCCTCGCCCAGAACGCCGGCACGGAGTACCTGAGCAAGTGCGGCCGCCCCACGGACCGCGCCACGTTTCGGGCCAAGGTGCCGGTGGTGTCGTACGAAGCTCTGAAGCCGTACATCCAGCGCATCGCCGACGGAGACCGGTCGCCGATGCTGTCGACGCGCCCCGTCACCGACTTGGTCGCCAGCTCCGGCACGTCGGGCGGCGAGTGCAGGATGTTTCCCAACATTCAGGACGTGGGCGGCCGGTTCCAGCATCTCTACAGCCTCCTGATGCCAATGATGAACTT GCACCTCCCTGGTCTGGACAAGGGGAAGGCACTCCACTTCCTCTTCGTGAGGCCGGAGACCAAGACGCCCGGTGGCCTCACGGTGTGGCCATTGCTGACGAGCATGTACAAGAGCGATGGCTTCATGAACCGGCCGCACGACCCCTTCCGTGACTACACGAGCCCCATGGCGGCCATAGTCTGCCCGGACACGTTCCAGAGCATGTACGCGCAGATGTTGTGCGGCCTGTGCCAACGCCACCAGGTGCTGCGCATCGGCGCAGTGTTCGCCACGGGCCTCCTGCGCGCCGTCCGCTTCCTCCAGCTCAACTGGGAACAGCTCGCTGCCGACATCGAGGCCGGCGTGCTCACCTCACGTGTCGCGGACGAGTCGGTGCGCGATGCGGTGGCCGGCATCCTCCGGCCGGATCCTGAGCTCGCCCGGTTTGTCCGGGACGAGTGTGGCAAGGCTGAGTGGGCCGGCATCCTCGTCCGCGTCTGGCCCAACACCAAGTTCCTCGACGTCATCGTCACCGGTACCATGGCGCAGTATGTCTCCACCCTGAGACACTACAGCGGCGGCCTGCCCATGGTGTCCATCTCCTACGCCTCCTCCGAGTGCTTCTTCGGCGTCAACCTCCGCCCGTTGTGCGACCCGACGGAGGTGTCCTACACCATCATGCCCAACATGGCCTACTTCGAGTTCCTCCCGGTAGACGACGACGACCCGGTGCTGGTGGACCTTGCCAGGGTGGAGGCCGGGCGCGAATACGAGATCGTGATCACCACCTTCGCGGGGCTGAACCGGTACCGCGTCGGCGACCTGCTCCGCGTGTCAGGGTTCCACAACACTGCGCCGCAGTTCCAGTTCGTGCGCCGCGCCAACGCGCTCCTGTCCGTGGACGCTGACAAGACGGACGAGCCGGAGCTGCTGCGCGCCGTGGAGCGGGCCTCGGCGCTGCTGCGCCCGCACGGCGCGTCCGTCGCGGAGTACACAAGCCGCACCTGCACCGATCGCATCCCGGGCCACTACGTTGTCTActgggagctgctgctgctgactGCCGGTGTGACGGTGGACAAGGAGATCATGGACGGCTGCTGCCTGGAGATGGAGGAGGCCCTGAACACGGTGTACAGGCAGAGCCGGGTGGTGGTCGGCTCCGTCGGGCCGCTCGAGATCCGGGTCGTCCGGCCAGGCACCTTCGAAGGTCTCATGGAGTACACCATCTCCCGCGGCGCCTCCATCAACCAGTACAAGACGCCCCGCTGTGTCACCTTCCCGCCCGCGATCAAGCTGCTCGACTCATGTGTCGTGTCCAACCACTTCAGCGCTGCCCTGCCCCGTTGGACCTCCTAA